One Aegilops tauschii subsp. strangulata cultivar AL8/78 chromosome 7, Aet v6.0, whole genome shotgun sequence genomic window carries:
- the LOC109780960 gene encoding histone H3.2-like, giving the protein MARTKQTARKSTGGKAPRKQLATKAARKSAPATGGVKKPHRFRPGTVALREIRKYQKSTELLIRKLPFQRLVREIAQDFKTDLRFQSSAVSALQEAAEAYLVGMFEDTNLCAIHAKRVTIMPKDIQLARRIRGERA; this is encoded by the coding sequence ATGGCCCGCACAAAGCAGACGGCGCGCAAGTCCACCGGCGGCAAGGCGCCGAGGAAGCAGCTGGCGACCAAGGCGGCCCGCAAGTCCGCGCCGGCCACCGGCGGCGTCAAGAAGCCCCACCGTTTCCGCCCCGGCACCGTCGCCCTCCGCGAGATCCGCAAGTACCAGAAGAGCACGGAGCTGCTCATCCGCAAGCTCCCCTTCCAGCGCCTCGTCCGGGAGATCGCGCAGGACTTCAAGACCGACCTCCGCTTCCAGAGCTCCGCCGTCTCCGCGCTGCAGGAGGCCGCCGAGGCGTACCTGGTGGGCATGTTCGAGGACACCAACCTGTGCGCCATCCACGCCAAGCGCGTCACCATCATGCCCAAGGACATACAGCTCGCCCGCCGCATCCGCGGGGAGCGCGCCTAG